From the genome of Ovis aries strain OAR_USU_Benz2616 breed Rambouillet chromosome 5, ARS-UI_Ramb_v3.0, whole genome shotgun sequence:
ttttatttttttttgcagaaattttTCTCACCGTTGGTCATCACTAAATCATTCAGAAGACTGGCAGAATATTCTCCAACTGTAACTGCCTCAGTGGAAtcacattttattctttcctaaaaccagggtttttttcttttcttttctttctacaaatgtaaaaatttttaaaggctagCACGATATTCTGATTTTAATTCTACAGTAGCAGGAATTTCtaaaaacttgagaaaaaaaaaaaaacttgttaacTTGAGTTTTAAATGTAGAACAGAAACATAAACTTTTTCAGTaaacaatttatttttgaattctaACCTACTTTCTAAAAATCTAATGTAGTAGCTGTTGAGAGACATGACATATACTGTTCTTtaatttctagatatatttttctatataatgCAATTTCAGTCTCCAAAGATTCATGTGGGTCTAGAAAGAACATTGCTCACTCTATGATATATGCCCTATTCACTATTAAAataattggattttattttttaaatacaaccTGGGAGTAAACCCCGTGTCCCGAaagatcttttctgttttgttcgaATCCATGAAATGTCTCATTTCTCTTGAAATTCACTTTATAGCAAAAGAGTATCATACTGAATCGAAAAGTTCTCAAAGATGATATGCATTTTCCTTGCCAGTCACTATGACTGAATTTAGAATGTTAGGTTATGTGTATAAGAAATTGTGTATGGTACCTGTtccagatctctacacctttataATAAACTATCCCAAAATTTAACATCTTAAAacaatgtattattttcttttatatgtctGGAGGCTGATAGGTTCAGCTGAGCAGTTGTTGTTCCAGTTATTTACTGGTGCATAACAAACTACCTCAAACTAACTGGCTTGAAAGAATGACCATCTAATTATGTCTCACAAATCTGTAAATTAGCATTTTGGGCAAGACTAAACTGGGCATCTCTTCTCTACACAGCACTGACTGAGGTCCTTCAGTGTTATTCAGCTAGCAGCTGGACTGGACTGGATTGGACTGGAGAATCCAAGATACCTTTACTCACATACTTGACTACTAAGCTGATGCCCCactttttttccaatgaattctTGAGTACTCTCCAGGGGGCCTCTCCAACAGAGTAATCAAACTTCTTAACATGAACTTCAGAGTTGCTAGGAGAAACCTTCCAAAGACAGGGAAAGAAGCTGCCAATTTCGTGAGGACTGGGCAGGATACTAACACAGCATCACATATCAAATTCTCTTGGTCaaaagagtcacacagagtccATCCAGATTCAGGGAGAAAAGGAATATCCCCCTCCCATCCCATGTCATGATAAAATGAGTTCACAGAGCCCATGAGGGGCAGATAATTTCAAAGCCATACAGAATTTCTCCTATAGTTCCCTTTGGAGTTAACTGACAGATACACAGAGGAGAATCAATTAATATGAATTAGAAGTAACAATGAACCAAATATATAGGAGGCATTATGTAcattagaatgaaaaagaaaattcagaaaacctTAACTATTAACTGTGAAAACATttccctgctgctgttgctgctgctgctaagttgcttcagtcatgtctgactctgtgagacccccatagacggcagcccaccaggctcctccgtctctgggattctccaggcaagaacactggagtgggttgccatttccttctccaaggcatgaaagtaaaaagtgaaagtgaagttgctcagtcgtgtccgactcttagcgacctcatggactgcagcctaccaggctcctccgtccatgggattttccaggcaagagtactggagtgggttgccattgccttctccgaaacataAATCAGAATCCTTTAATAGATAAAGACATTGATGGGGACTTTAAAAAAACCCGAATATCATATAGTCTCTGTCAATAAGGAGAAAACACCAGTTATGCTTTACATGTATCTCTACTCAGTTACAAGCTCCttgtagaaataaaatttcttcactttatattttttgtgttttgatcTAAGTGAAACatgacttttctcttttaaaagataaagaaagatgaaagcaTGCACTTTATATCCAGTTTTCAAAGACTGAAATCTTAATCAACTTTGTTTACTGATGCTGCATAAGTGAGTCCTCTGTGCACTCTGCCACAGATGAATAATGTAAAACTTAGGTCAGCACAGACCTCCCCGCTGGCTCAGACAGTGGCTCAttgtcttgcttacaatgcgggagacctgggttcaatccctgggtcgggaagataactctggaaaaggcaatgtaaacccactccagtactcttgccgggaaaatcccaaggacagtggagcctggtaggctacagtccatggggtcacaaagagtcagacacgactgagcgacttcactttccctttctttcacttttcacaatttAACTGAATGCTGCTTTCCTGGCCTCCTTTATCACCAATTTCTTCCCAATACACACTAATCAGAGACTAACAGCAGTGAGttagtgaaagtttctcagttgtgtccagctgtttgtgaccccatggactatacagtccatggaattctccaggtaggaatactgaagtgagttcaggtgagttcagttgctcagtcccatcgtgtcagactctttgcgatgccatggactgcagcatgtcaggcttccctgtccatcaccaactcccagagtctgctcaaactcatgcccattgagtcagtgatgccatccaaccatctcaagagtcttttccaacaccacagttcaaaagcatcaattcttcagcgctcagctttcttcacagtgcaactctcacatccatacacgaccacaggaaaaaccatagccctgactagacggacctttgttggcaaagtaatgtctctgcttttcaatatgctatctaggttggtcataacttttcttccaaggagtaagtgtcttttaatttcatggctgcagtcaccatctgcagtgatttgggggcccaaaaaataaagtctgacactgtttccactgtttcctcatctattttccatgaagcaaCAGGATCAggtgccataatcttcattttctgaatgttgagctttaagccaactttttcactctcctctttcactttcatcaagtggctttctagttcctcttcactttctgccataagggtggtgtcatctgcatacctgaggttattgatatttctcctggcagtcttcattccagcttgtgtttcttccagcatttctcatgatgtactctgcatagaagttaaataagcagggtgacaatatactgccttgacatactccttttcctatttggaaccagtgtgttgttccatgtccagttctaactgttgcttcctgacctgcatataggtttctcaagaggcaggtcaggtggtctgtattcccatctcttgaagaattttctacagtttattgtgatccacacagtcaaagattttggcatagtcaataaagcagaaatagatgtttttctggaactctcttgcttttcccatgatccagcggatgttggcaatttgatctctggttcctctgccttttctaaaaccagcttgaacatctggaatttcacagttcacgtgttgctgaagcctggcttggagaattttgagcattgctttactagcgtgtgagatgagtgcaatggtgcggtaatttgagcattctttggcactgcctttctttgggattggaataaaaactgaccttttccagtcctgtggccactgctgagttttcccaacaAGCCACACTAACGCTAGCCTTGAGTTTTCTCTGCCCTCTTTCCCTATTTGTGTTGCATTTAGTTCTCTATACTTTcaagggggacttcccttgtggcttagtaaagaatctacctgcaatgcgggagaccaaggttcgacccctgggatgggaagatcccctggagaagggaatgacaatccacttcagtattcttgcctggagaattctatggacagaggagtctagggggaagtccgacaggactgagcaactacgcTTACTTCCAATAACCCTTCCCTTGGCACTTCAACTCAGTATTCTCTCTGAAATCCTTTGCACTGCATATTATTTGATTATTTGTTGTTATGTTTTCTTCACACATCTCATAGCGACATAGTAGTGCAAATTAGAAACACTTAGCATacagtcacaaaaaaagaaaagggagaggtttattttcctttttcataaactagaacaTACGTAAACTGCTTCGTTAACTTCAGTAAAATCGTTTTAGAAACAAACCTAAAGAACTCAGCTCTAAAAGAATCACCGCGAGAATCTGCTGCCAGACTACGTTTCCCACAATCCTTCAGGGCCGACAATGCGCCGCTGTGCTCTAAACTACAATTCCCATAATCCTTAGAACGCCGTTTTCTCGCGTTTTCCGAGAACTGTGCCGCATTTCCCATCTTCCCTTTCGATCCTTGCAGTTAGAGGAGCAAGGTCGTGAGGCAAAAAGCGGTAGTTTTGCAGCCGCCATTTCTTCCACCTCCGGTCTCTGGATCTTTTGTAGAGCGTCCAACAGCGCTATGTTGGGACAGGGCATCCGGAGGTTCACAACCTCTGTGATTCGTCGGAGCCACTATGAGGAGGGTCCAGGGAAGGTTAGTATGGAAGGGGCCTGTTTCGTTGGGTAGGGGGCACTTGGGCGCGACCGACTGAACTCCGAGTCCTACTATGCGACGtgaagagagaaatgagaagcCAGGGTTTTGAACTGGGACGTCGACTAGCATTCGGCTTCCCCCAGGGACCCGGGAGAAAGTTCAGGAGTGTTACTGCGCGCTGTAGTCATGAATAGGCTTCAGTAAAGGAAGCCAGAGGTCTTACCTCGCTCTAGCGCTCCCCCCATTTCCCCTGCGCGCCCCACCCTGCCCTTCAAAATTCGGGGACCTTAGAACCTCTGACTGCAGGTATTGTGGCTTAAAACCTAGCTAAAGGTCACCGGCTTCGAAATGAAGGTCATTGAAAACTCGGGGTTGTGAGGGCCTATGATGTGGGGCTAGTCTTAAACGAATTGACGAAATTAGAAGTATTAACCGTCCTTGAAGTTGGTTTTAGCTTTAATTATAAATAGCTTCAAGCGGGTAGTTAGCTGTAACAGCCTCCTCGGGTTATCCTGAGGCCTAGAAAGGGTGTAGAGAGAGTCAGGAAAGCCAggaattttttttaccatataGTGTTTGCGGTGAAGGTCATATgattttaaagatgtttaaaagTGCTATGATTAAGTTGCCCAGTATTCCATACATAGCAATGGTGGACCAGGATTTTTATCCAAGCAGTCTTGTTCCAGAGCTCAGGTATTTGACCAGGCATACATAACCTGATTATATGAAAATTAGCATTTCCTctgtacttatttttaattgtaaaatcaGATGGTTTGAAGTTCAATATTTGTTGTTTGTTCTCTTTTGTTCCCAACAGAATATACCATTTTCAGTGGAAAACAAGTGGAGGTTACTAGCTATGATGACTTTGTTCTTTGGGTCTGGATTTGCTGCACCTTTCTTTATCGTAAGACACCAACTGCTTAAAAAGTAATCCATGAGAAAGGTAAATTTAATGGAATTAAAACCTTCGCAGAGGTTTCTCCTTTATTCCTTTCTTCCCTTACCACCTACCCCCTCAAAATCACAAATACTGAAGTTAAGCAGCCATGTGACATTGGTGGGAGACAGGTTAAACCTGTAGACAAACATATCTTTGCCTGAAAGCCAGTGATTATTGAATGCTGCTGTTTATTAGGCACACGTAATATTAATAGGCTCAGATTGCTTCCCAGGCAAGACTGTGAGGTATTAACCTGatttgaaaccaaaaaaaaaaaagtcagcttgCATAGTATTCCATAGCTAGCAGTGGTGGACCAGGAATTCTATCCAGGCAGTCTTCTTCCAGAGCTGAGGTTCTTGACCAGGAAAAGTTCTAATAAACTGATTAATGTTCATCTGTCTTGAGGGCGGTATATGTTAGTATCTACGTGAAGGAATCATGTG
Proteins encoded in this window:
- the LOC114114909 gene encoding cytochrome c oxidase subunit 7C, mitochondrial; the encoded protein is MLGQGIRRFTTSVIRRSHYEEGPGKNIPFSVENKWRLLAMMTLFFGSGFAAPFFIVRHQLLKK